The following are from one region of the Bacillus methanolicus MGA3 genome:
- a CDS encoding alpha/beta fold hydrolase — protein MEKVFVNGINICYESIGEGFPLIGLTGKDSNMDWWNPAIKAALSERNRFIMLDHRGTGRSDAPTEAYDISDMAKDVIGLMNALDIEKAHILGQSMGGMIAQELAIEVPSRVSKLILCSTTCGVKRVPPSFRMIKWLMRKNAAYSPQDTLNMLYSKAYIQENPDLIASLVERMQIAPSNPRSMEIHREASKNFDSYHRLGRISAPTLIIHGEDDWVFSPKHAKILNRRIPGSKLILFPHAGHGVFLQEHRKVLEEIHRFVD, from the coding sequence TTGGAAAAAGTATTCGTCAACGGCATTAACATTTGTTATGAATCGATCGGGGAAGGATTTCCTTTAATCGGACTTACAGGAAAAGACAGCAACATGGACTGGTGGAACCCGGCAATCAAGGCAGCGTTAAGCGAAAGGAACCGCTTCATCATGCTCGATCATCGAGGTACAGGCCGGAGCGACGCTCCGACAGAAGCGTACGACATCTCGGATATGGCCAAGGATGTCATTGGGCTAATGAACGCGCTCGATATCGAAAAGGCACATATTTTAGGCCAATCCATGGGGGGAATGATTGCGCAGGAGCTTGCAATCGAAGTCCCCAGCCGCGTGTCGAAATTAATCTTATGTTCCACGACCTGCGGGGTCAAACGGGTGCCGCCTTCTTTTCGGATGATCAAGTGGCTGATGCGAAAGAACGCTGCATATTCCCCGCAAGACACGCTAAATATGCTTTACTCCAAAGCTTATATCCAGGAGAATCCGGACTTGATCGCTTCGCTCGTGGAACGGATGCAGATCGCGCCTTCGAACCCTAGAAGCATGGAGATTCATCGTGAGGCGAGCAAGAATTTCGATTCGTACCATCGGCTCGGGCGAATTTCGGCACCAACGCTTATTATTCACGGCGAGGATGATTGGGTCTTCAGTCCGAAGCATGCCAAGATTCTGAACCGTCGTATTCCAGGCTCCAAGCTGATTCTATTTCCCCATGCGGGCCACGGTGTCTTTTTACAGGAGCATCGCAAGGTGTTGGAGGAAATCCATCGTTTCGTAGATTGA